GAATGGGCGGCACGCAGCGCCTGCCGCGCCGCGTCGGGCTGCAAGCCGCGCTCGACCTGATCCTGACGGGAACGACCCTGCGCGCGCGACAAGCGCGCAAGTTGGGCATCGTCGACGACCTCGTGCATTCGGCGATCCTGATGGATGTCGCGCTGCAGCGCGCCCGCGAGCTCGCGGGCGGCCAGAAGAAGCGGGGCGGGGTCGCGCGCCCGCGCTCGGCGGCGGCGCTCCTGCTCGACGGCAACCCGGTCGGTCGCACGATCGTCTTCAGCCGCGCGCGCGAGCAGGTCCTGAAAAAAACCGGCGGCCACTACCCCGCGCCGCTCGCCGCGCTCGACGCGGTGCACGACGGCTACATCCGGGGCCGCGAGGCCGGCCTCAAGCAGGAGGCCCGGCGCTTCGGCGAACTCGCCGTCACGGGCGTGTCGCGCGAGCTCGTCTACCTCTTCCACGCGACCACCGCGCTCAAGAAGGACGACGCCGCGACGCCCGGGGTCGCGCCGCGCCGGGTGCGCCAGCTCGGCGTCGTCGGCGCGGGGTTCATGGGGGCGGGGATCGCCGCGCTCGCCGCGCGCCGCGGCACGCCGGTGCGGCTGAAGGACGGCGACCTCGCGCGCGTGGCCCGCGGCGTCGACGCGGTCCGCGCACTCCTGCGCGACGCGCTCGTCCGCCGGCGCGCGACCGCACTCGAAGTCGGCGCGCAGCAGGCGCTCGTGACCGGCACCGCCGACTACACCGGCTTCCGCCGCGCGGACCTCGTCGTCGAAGCCGTGTTCGAGGACCTCGCGCTCAAGCGCCGCGTGGTCGACGACGTCGAGGACGCCGCCCCCGACGCCGTCGTCGCAACGAACACGAGCACCATCCCGGTGCGCGAGATCGCCGACGGCGCGACGCGCCCGGAGCGCGTCGTCGGCATGCACTTCTTCTCGCCGGTCGCGAAGATGCCGCTGCTCGAAATCGTCCGCACGGCCGAGAGCGCGCCGGAGGCCGTCGCGACGGCGGTGGCCTACGGGCGCCAGCTCGGGAAGACGGTGATCGTCGTCGGCGACGGGCCGGGCTTCTACGTCAACCGCATTCTCGCCCCGTACCTCAACGAGGCCGGCTGGCTGCTCGACGTTGGCGTCCCGGTCGAGCGCATCGACGCCGCGCTGGTCGGGTGGGGATTTCCGGTCGGCCCGTTCCAGCTCATGGACGAGGTGGGGTTCGAGGTCGCGGCGCGGGCGGGGCAGGTCGTCGCGGACGCGTTCGGGGCGCGGCTCACGCCCGCACCGGCACTGCAGCGCGTGCTCGAGAGCGGGCGCGCGGGGCGCAAGGGTCGGCAGGGCTTCTACCGCTACGACGCGAACGGCCGCCGCGCGGGTGTCGACGCGTCGGTCTACGCGATCGCTGGCGTGCGCCCGCTGAGCGGCGTCGCGCTCGGCACCGAACGCGTCGCGGACGGCGCGCCGCCGTCGCCGTACGGCGCCGCGCCGATCGTCGAGCGCACCGTGTATCCCATGCTCGACGAGGCCGTCCGCTGCCTCGACGACGGCGTGATCGGCTCGCCGCGAGACGGCGACGTGGGCGCGGTGTTCGGAATCGGCTACCCCGCGTTCCGCGGCGGACCATTCC
The Gemmatimonadetes bacterium T265 genome window above contains:
- the fadJ gene encoding fatty acid oxidation complex subunit alpha produces the protein MTVLASTNAAPVQPDRLHDALALDLRDDGVAVATFDLPGAPVNVLGPAAAVAFGLLLDRLDRDANIRACVLRSGKPDAWIAGADIEQFATLRDATDAEALSWQGQAMADRVERCRVPVVAAVHGACLGGGLEVALACAWRVATDDAKTTFGLPEVQLGLIPGMGGTQRLPRRVGLQAALDLILTGTTLRARQARKLGIVDDLVHSAILMDVALQRARELAGGQKKRGGVARPRSAAALLLDGNPVGRTIVFSRAREQVLKKTGGHYPAPLAALDAVHDGYIRGREAGLKQEARRFGELAVTGVSRELVYLFHATTALKKDDAATPGVAPRRVRQLGVVGAGFMGAGIAALAARRGTPVRLKDGDLARVARGVDAVRALLRDALVRRRATALEVGAQQALVTGTADYTGFRRADLVVEAVFEDLALKRRVVDDVEDAAPDAVVATNTSTIPVREIADGATRPERVVGMHFFSPVAKMPLLEIVRTAESAPEAVATAVAYGRQLGKTVIVVGDGPGFYVNRILAPYLNEAGWLLDVGVPVERIDAALVGWGFPVGPFQLMDEVGFEVAARAGQVVADAFGARLTPAPALQRVLESGRAGRKGRQGFYRYDANGRRAGVDASVYAIAGVRPLSGVALGTERVADGAPPSPYGAAPIVERTVYPMLDEAVRCLDDGVIGSPRDGDVGAVFGIGYPAFRGGPFRTLDALGPAAVVQALDALARLHSGRFAPGAGLTAMASEGGRAHRRE